GAATCGCTTGATTAGATAAACATTCTGTGACCCTGTTTAAATCCTTCTCTACTTCACCAAGGCCCATGTTTCCCTCTCGCGCGATCCGCGTAGCTCCCTACGTCGTCACGGTCAACTGTTCTGCAACACGAGGTCCCGGTATGGCAGCGACACCATGGGGCTTTCCGTGATTCCAAGCTGTATCTCGATCTCTTCGAGTAGGGCAGCAGCTTTGGCGGCGTCGTCCGCAGTGACCTCGGTTTCGATGAACGTTCCCGCGTTAGTCACTACATCGATCATGATGCTGACGCCTGCCGAGGTCGGGTGCTGGTAGGTAATGCGCGACTTCTCGACACGGGCTAGGAACACCATGCCGAGATTGGCCAGCAGCTGTTGGGCAATCTCCGCGTCGGCCTTGTTCCGAAGGATCAAGTTCGTTTCCTGTTTGGAGATGATGCCTGTTTCGCTGTGGGTCTCGGCCGTAGAAGCAGGCTTGTACGTGACTTCCGCGAACCCGTCACGTTGACGGACGCGTAGACACTCCACGGTCTGGATGAAGTCCACATCTGGACGGCTGTAGTAGGTGTCAATCTCCGCCATCGTTCCAGCTGGCTGGTAACCGAGCTCATCCAGGCGAGACAGGATCAGTGCTTCGTCGGCGCTGGCGACCTGGCGCTTCCGTTCAACCTCGATCATGCCTGCTGATCATCCTCTTCGGTTGACTGCTTCGTACACTCGGGCCAAGCTTTCCTTCGCGCAGAGGCCTTGCAGGGTTTCCAGTGCTTCGGTGAGTGTGTCTACCTCAGTCAGGGGGATGTTGCGGAACAGCACGAGCTGCTTGGCATCGAGAAGCGGGTTCGGAAGCCGTTTGGACAGGAACCGGTTGTAGTAGTGGCGTTCAATCCGCCGCACATCGTTGGCTTGAACAGGCATGAGCACTGCGGGTTGCTCGGTAGCAGCCTGAACGGAGTTCTCCGCGAATGCGCACAGCAGCTCATCTAGCGTTAGGTATGCGTAGGTTTCGTGTCCCTCGCGAGCTCGCCAATCTTTCCACACCTGCGTGCAACCAGTGTCACCGTCGTTGGCTGCGTCCAGAAATGCCGTCAAGGCCACATCTGTAACGTTGTCAAATATGTCGCCATCAATGGTGTGATGGTCGTCGTAAGGTTCACTCATCGCGCGCAGCATCGTTTTCTGTGCCGTGGTCAACCATTCCGCATCGCAGAGAGTGTAGTGAACTCGCTTGTGTCCGGTGCGGAGATCTATCCAGTCATTCGAGAGCTGTCCTTCCAGGGCCGGAGTGAATCCGAGTGTGCCCGATCGCCACACATGGTCCCGAAACGTGATGTAGTGCCTCTGAATTTCACGAAACAGACCCAAGGGGGCGCTGATGAAAGCGCATTCGCCTGACGTATCGAGTTTAGATGCGTCAACTATTCGCGAGTTCTGCCGGACGACGATTTCATCGTCGGCATGATGGTAGGGGTGCGTTCCGTGCTCCAAGTAGTACGGAAGGAACATGCGAATAAATTGCAGCCACGACCGGGCCTCGTAGCATTGAGTGACCCGTCGATGAAGAGTCCCGGAATCGACGGCGTACACATCGCGATAAGCAAAGAAGCCACCGGGGACAAGCACGGTGGGCAACGTGCGCATGATCGCATGAAGTCCGGAGTAGCCTCCACCATACGAGTAGACCTCATGGAAGAGAGCAGATGTGCTGATTATGTCCACCGCGCAAGGAAGCAGGTTGTGAATATCCTGGGCAAAGCCGTGGACGAGTTCGCAACTTCCAACCGACCTGAACAGGCTAATTGCGCTGGCGAGTGATGAGGATTCCACTCCGGGGGCTTCAATCAGCGTCAGGGCGACATTCTGTTCCGCTCTAGCGTAACCACCAATTTGCGAGGAAAGGAATTCCACCGAGGCGCCGCCACCAGGGCCAATTTCGACAATATGAGGCTTTGCGTTTTGGGTGCGTCTAAGGGCCTCAAGCATGAGGAACCCTTTTTCTCTTCCGTGCGCATTAGCTGCCAGATCGAGATACCTGGCGGTGGATTTGTGATCCGTCGAGAAAATGGGTCTCGGCATTGTAGTCGGGTCCTTTTCAGGGTCTCCGGCCATAGCGCAGGATGCGCGGTGTGGAACCGGTGGCCGCGCCGGTCGGGGGGCAAGTACAACAGCACGACGCGGCCACCGGGGCTTAGGTTGAGCAGGGACGTGCGGCGATACAGGCGCGACAGCCCACCGGGTGAACACGGGAGTGACTGGGGGCGTCGTCTCCGAGGATTTTCGCGCCGCACCAGACGCGGCCGGTGGAGTCTGGACGCCGTTCGTGGGCGATTCGGTGATGATCGACCCAAACGTCGGCGTGCTCGCCAGTCTTGTCTCCAGCATTGAACCAGTCGACCAGGGACGTACCAACTTTGAGGGCAAAGGCGATGCCTGGGGCGCGCTTCGGAAGTGCGCTTGCGTCGATCGCGCTGCGGATCATTCGGCGGACATCCCTTCATGCAGAAGGGCAAGTTCGATCGGGCAGGGGATGCACGGCGCTGGCACGCCTAGTTGAGGGCTCTGCGGGTACAGACCCGCCAAGGGAACCCCGCACAGAGATCGAGTCGCGCCGCACTCGATGACGTGTTCAACGTTGTCCGCGTCGACCAAGTATCGAACGTCTGAGGCGCCTTCTCCCCTTGACGACGTCGAAGTCTGCTGGGGGATGCGATCCGCGGCCATCCACCGGGGGCCATGGCCGTCGTACTCGTGCTGGGCGACGACCTCGAAGTCCTCGTTGGTGAACAGGCATTTCGGGGCGGAGCACCGCCACGTGGTCGTGCAGTCTTCTGCAAGTGTTCGACGTGGCATGACCGCCTCACTAGGTCGACTACAGAACGTGCTTGCCTGGTCACGAAGCTAGAGCGGTCCATGAGCCTGGAGTGACAGAAAAGTGACAGTGAGTGCTAGCGGTGTCATCGGGACGCTGCCGCCACGTACGCTGGCGCTGGCGTTGTTAGACAGCTTCAGGAGGCCGGCATGCTCCCCGCTGCGTCAGGCTTGACGATTGGCGAACGCATTGCGATGGCCCGCAAGGTTGTGGGCCTCAACCAGCACGCACTAGCGCAGCGGGCGAGCTACAGCCTGAGCATGGTCCGCGCGGTTGAGCAAGGACGGGAGCCAGCATCGCCAGCCTTCGTTGCCGCAGTTGCACGAGCTCTCAGCGTCGAAACTGAGGAGCTGTATGGGCAACCGTATCGGGATCTCCTGGACGATGACGGTGGTGTTCCGGGTCTATCAGAGCTACGTACCCTGTTTGCTGAGGGAAATTACCTCAAGCCGCTGGAACCTGGTCCGGCTGACGAAATCCAGGCCGAGCTTGAACGTGCACGCAAGCTGCGGCGCAGTGACAAAGCTCGGCAAACAATTGAACGCATGCCTGTCCTGTTGAGGCAGATTAGCGGGCTCGTAGAAGCTAGTGCCCCGGGAGAAGCGCAAGAAAACGCGTATCGGCTACTAGCGCAGGCATTTGCTAGCACAGCTCAAATGGTCTACCGATTCGGCTGGATGACGCTTGCGACCCAAGCTGTTGACCGAATGGAGATCGCGGCAGAAAAAGCAGGCGACCCGAAGCTTCTGGCGCACGCTGCACAACAACGATCGTTGCTACTGTTGTCGTACGCTGCGTACGACACAGGGCAAAGTCTCGTAGAACGCTCGTTGTCCCTGCTGGCAAGCGAGCCGGATTCCGAGTCCGTGCTGGCCTTGCGGGGATCGGCCCACCTACGGGGCGCGATTCTGCGCGCACGCGACAAAGACGCCGACCGCGCACGCGAACACATCGCCGAAGCTCGATCAATTGGGATTA
This portion of the Saccharopolyspora antimicrobica genome encodes:
- a CDS encoding helix-turn-helix domain-containing protein; its protein translation is MLPAASGLTIGERIAMARKVVGLNQHALAQRASYSLSMVRAVEQGREPASPAFVAAVARALSVETEELYGQPYRDLLDDDGGVPGLSELRTLFAEGNYLKPLEPGPADEIQAELERARKLRRSDKARQTIERMPVLLRQISGLVEASAPGEAQENAYRLLAQAFASTAQMVYRFGWMTLATQAVDRMEIAAEKAGDPKLLAHAAQQRSLLLLSYAAYDTGQSLVERSLSLLASEPDSESVLALRGSAHLRGAILRARDKDADRAREHIAEARSIGIKLGRTSLAYDTNFGPGNVEIHDVAVSLEIGDPGRAARDGSALIIPPDVHATRIGHHWQDVARAWMLSGEHSKAIAALRNARKASPQQTRYHQQVHETARMIALAEKRKSDSVANFVSWLGVKL
- the cyaB gene encoding class IV adenylate cyclase; protein product: MIEVERKRQVASADEALILSRLDELGYQPAGTMAEIDTYYSRPDVDFIQTVECLRVRQRDGFAEVTYKPASTAETHSETGIISKQETNLILRNKADAEIAQQLLANLGMVFLARVEKSRITYQHPTSAGVSIMIDVVTNAGTFIETEVTADDAAKAAALLEEIEIQLGITESPMVSLPYRDLVLQNS